In Falsibacillus pallidus, the following are encoded in one genomic region:
- a CDS encoding SDR family oxidoreductase, with amino-acid sequence MDVQSMFSLKGKTALVTGAASGIGQAIAAGLAGAGADVVIVGNKKSLEETQTLIEISGQKAFPYKIDLNDSGKISAGIEEILSSHQIDILVNNAGIVRSDDAVDLSMTAWQESINVNLNAVFQVTQLVAKPMLERKSGKIISTASLLSFQGGMYITAYSASKHAVTGMTKSLSNEWAKHNVQVNCIAPGYIETNMTKPIRDNEKREREIFERIPAGRWGKPDDMVGAAIFLSSSASDYVSGHTLVVDGGWLGR; translated from the coding sequence ATGGACGTTCAATCTATGTTTTCTTTAAAAGGAAAGACAGCCCTTGTCACGGGTGCTGCCTCTGGCATTGGGCAGGCGATTGCTGCAGGGCTTGCGGGTGCCGGGGCGGATGTTGTGATTGTGGGGAATAAAAAAAGCTTGGAGGAAACGCAGACTTTGATAGAGATATCTGGTCAAAAAGCTTTCCCCTATAAAATCGATTTGAATGATAGCGGAAAAATCAGTGCTGGAATCGAAGAGATTTTATCCAGCCATCAGATTGATATTTTAGTAAATAACGCAGGGATTGTTCGGAGTGATGATGCGGTTGACTTAAGCATGACAGCTTGGCAGGAGTCGATCAACGTGAATTTGAACGCAGTATTCCAGGTAACACAGCTCGTCGCTAAACCGATGCTCGAGCGCAAGTCTGGAAAAATCATTTCCACTGCCTCCCTCCTGTCCTTCCAAGGCGGAATGTATATTACGGCATATTCAGCGAGCAAACATGCAGTAACGGGGATGACGAAATCGCTGTCGAACGAGTGGGCAAAACACAATGTCCAAGTGAATTGCATCGCACCGGGATATATTGAAACGAATATGACCAAGCCGATCCGCGATAATGAGAAGCGGGAAAGAGAAATATTTGAGCGCATCCCCGCCGGCCGATGGGGCAAGCCGGATGACATGGTCGGAGCAGCCATCTTTTTATCTTCAAGTGCGTCTGACTATGTCTCGGGGCATACTCTCGTCGTGGATGGCGGATGGCTGGGACGTTAA
- a CDS encoding sigma-70 family RNA polymerase sigma factor: MEESVMEDWMIQDKEKLLAQLMDAYGQSLLQLAYSYVGSKEIAEDLTQEIFVKCYQRMDQYQQKSSLKSWLWRIAINHCKDYLRSWHHKNIVVSEEQAKQSSSGEKDIEDQIVQSFEDEQLVNAVLQLPDTYREVIYLYYFEELTIKEISHVTGVNQNTIKTRLKRAKELLKECLEG; encoded by the coding sequence GTGGAAGAGAGCGTTATGGAAGATTGGATGATTCAAGACAAAGAGAAGCTGCTCGCTCAATTGATGGATGCCTATGGACAGTCACTGCTGCAGCTGGCGTATTCGTATGTGGGCAGCAAGGAGATTGCTGAGGATCTCACGCAGGAGATTTTTGTGAAATGCTATCAAAGGATGGATCAGTATCAACAGAAGTCTTCGCTGAAATCGTGGCTATGGCGGATTGCCATCAATCACTGCAAGGACTATTTAAGGAGCTGGCACCATAAAAATATTGTCGTTTCAGAAGAGCAGGCGAAACAGTCATCTAGCGGCGAAAAGGATATCGAGGACCAAATCGTGCAGAGTTTTGAGGACGAACAATTAGTAAATGCGGTGCTACAGCTGCCGGATACATATAGGGAAGTCATTTATTTATATTATTTTGAGGAACTGACGATAAAAGAGATTTCGCACGTAACAGGTGTGAATCAAAATACGATAAAAACCAGGCTGAAAAGAGCGAAAGAATTATTGAAAGAATGCTTGGAGGGATAA
- a CDS encoding S66 family peptidase — protein sequence MDRLLKPEKLQPGDRVATVSPSWGGAGDPGLLWRYKQGVSRLEEVFGLTVVPMPNSLKGGEYTYNNPKARAEDLMTAFRDKTIKGIFANIGGDDSIRLLPYIDFDVIRENPKIFMGFSDVTVAHLFCHKAGISSFYGPAILTDFAENVEMHPYTIEMVNRILFSNERIGKIQPAKEWTSERLEWIEENKNQRRTMNPNNGYEVLQGSSTTQGRLIGGCIEVLEFLKGTELWPEKDYWENSIFFFETSEDHPAPNLIRYWLRNYAAQGILQKTKGIIFGKPKDEKYYEEYKQEILQVMKEYELEDLPILYNLNFGHTEPKFILPYGALAEIDCKNGEFSILESGVK from the coding sequence ATGGATAGATTATTGAAGCCAGAAAAATTACAGCCGGGCGATCGGGTTGCGACGGTAAGTCCTTCGTGGGGCGGAGCAGGAGATCCCGGGCTTCTATGGAGGTATAAGCAAGGTGTCTCGAGGTTGGAAGAAGTCTTTGGTCTAACGGTTGTCCCGATGCCAAATAGTTTAAAAGGCGGAGAATATACGTATAACAATCCTAAAGCCCGGGCGGAAGATTTGATGACAGCGTTTAGGGATAAAACGATAAAAGGGATTTTTGCCAATATAGGGGGAGATGACAGTATCCGACTGCTTCCTTATATTGATTTTGATGTGATCCGGGAAAATCCGAAAATTTTTATGGGATTTTCAGATGTGACGGTTGCTCATTTATTTTGTCATAAAGCGGGGATATCCTCCTTTTATGGGCCTGCTATCTTAACTGATTTTGCGGAAAATGTGGAAATGCATCCTTATACCATTGAAATGGTGAACCGAATTCTCTTTTCGAATGAAAGGATTGGCAAGATTCAACCGGCGAAAGAATGGACGAGTGAACGTTTAGAATGGATAGAAGAGAACAAGAATCAACGCCGTACGATGAATCCGAACAATGGATATGAAGTACTTCAAGGATCGTCTACCACGCAAGGACGCTTGATTGGAGGCTGCATCGAAGTACTGGAATTTCTCAAAGGAACTGAACTATGGCCTGAAAAGGATTATTGGGAAAATAGCATCTTTTTCTTTGAGACATCGGAAGATCATCCTGCTCCCAATTTAATCCGCTATTGGCTGAGAAACTATGCAGCTCAAGGAATCCTCCAAAAAACAAAGGGAATCATTTTTGGCAAGCCAAAAGATGAGAAGTACTATGAGGAATACAAACAGGAAATCCTACAGGTCATGAAAGAATATGAATTAGAAGATCTGCCGATTCTTTATAATTTGAACTTTGGCCACACCGAGCCTAAATTTATCCTGCCTTATGGGGCACTTGCAGAAATAGACTGCAAGAATGGCGAATTCTCTATTCTTGAAAGCGGCGTTAAATAG
- a CDS encoding quinone oxidoreductase family protein, with amino-acid sequence MKAVIQTEFGDADVLMATEMDRPIVKEGEVLIRSAYTSVNYADIKKRKGAKDSGKFPMILGLDVAGTIEEVGTNSSFSVGDRVIAFPTGGSYAEFVSANEQLVFKIPESVSFKLAAALPTVSILSYMLIHEIGDVKKSDVIVVHSAAGGVGSMLVQLAKEAGVEKVIATVGNMIKAEYVKKLGADVVCTYDTFTETVLAQTDGRGADVIFDSVAGEVTGKSLDCLALYGTLVQFGNSSGKAGAFKTSDVHSSCRNVKGFSLGTTRKYKPERLKPAAEKVLELFSSEKVALPIARVFDLSDASLAHQLIESRNYEGKVLLKIGVE; translated from the coding sequence ATGAAGGCTGTCATACAAACTGAATTTGGTGATGCTGATGTCCTAATGGCCACAGAAATGGACAGGCCAATAGTAAAAGAAGGGGAAGTTCTGATCCGGTCGGCGTATACAAGCGTCAATTATGCAGACATCAAGAAACGGAAAGGCGCGAAAGATTCCGGCAAATTTCCGATGATCCTGGGATTGGATGTTGCAGGAACGATTGAAGAAGTGGGCACCAATTCTTCCTTTTCGGTGGGAGACCGTGTCATCGCGTTTCCTACAGGTGGATCATACGCTGAGTTCGTCAGTGCCAATGAACAATTGGTCTTTAAGATTCCAGAAAGCGTATCGTTTAAACTGGCTGCAGCTCTCCCGACGGTATCTATATTATCCTATATGTTGATCCACGAGATTGGGGATGTGAAAAAGTCTGATGTGATAGTCGTCCATAGTGCAGCCGGCGGTGTGGGTTCGATGCTGGTTCAACTGGCGAAAGAAGCAGGCGTGGAAAAAGTGATTGCTACCGTTGGAAACATGATCAAAGCAGAATATGTGAAAAAATTAGGTGCGGATGTGGTCTGTACATATGACACGTTTACAGAGACCGTCTTGGCGCAAACGGATGGACGTGGCGCTGACGTCATTTTTGATTCGGTTGCAGGGGAAGTGACGGGTAAAAGTTTAGATTGTTTGGCTCTTTATGGCACACTTGTCCAATTTGGCAATAGCAGCGGAAAAGCAGGGGCTTTTAAAACGAGCGACGTTCATAGCAGTTGCAGGAACGTGAAGGGATTCAGCTTAGGAACCACAAGAAAGTACAAGCCGGAACGATTGAAACCTGCTGCTGAAAAAGTACTGGAGCTCTTTTCTTCTGAAAAAGTGGCGCTGCCGATAGCAAGGGTTTTTGATTTGAGCGATGCATCCCTTGCTCATCAATTAATCGAGAGTCGAAATTATGAGGGGAAAGTGCTGCTGAAAATAGGTGTTGAATAA
- a CDS encoding carbohydrate ABC transporter permease: MNKRKLAFYFMAMPAVLLFFVFHTYPALQGIFYSFTNWNGYGDWDFVGLKNYLNVFKDSRAIHAYLFTFKFAIVSTIIVNVFSLLIAIGLNSKIKGRNFFRGVYFLPNILSILIVGFIFNYIFAHIIPQLGEDLHLEALSKNILGDPDLAWIGIVIVAAWQAIAFNTILYLAGLQTISTDIYEASSIDGAGKWREFWSITFPLIAPFFTINMVLALKNFLMVFDQIVAMTGGGPGTSTESISYLIYKGGFQGGEFAYQSANAVVYFIVIVVVSLVQLRILQRREVEM, from the coding sequence ATGAACAAGCGAAAGCTCGCGTTCTACTTTATGGCGATGCCGGCAGTCCTGCTGTTCTTCGTCTTTCATACATATCCGGCTCTGCAAGGTATTTTTTATAGCTTCACGAACTGGAATGGCTATGGAGATTGGGACTTTGTTGGTTTAAAGAACTATTTAAATGTCTTTAAGGATAGCCGTGCAATCCATGCCTATCTATTTACGTTTAAATTTGCGATTGTTTCCACCATCATCGTCAACGTATTCAGTCTACTGATTGCGATCGGATTAAATTCAAAGATAAAAGGCAGGAATTTTTTCCGCGGAGTTTATTTTCTCCCGAATATTTTAAGTATTTTAATTGTCGGCTTTATTTTCAACTATATTTTCGCCCATATCATCCCTCAACTAGGGGAAGATCTTCATTTAGAAGCGTTGTCAAAGAATATTCTCGGAGATCCGGATCTTGCTTGGATTGGAATTGTGATTGTAGCCGCCTGGCAGGCAATTGCATTTAACACGATCCTTTACCTTGCGGGACTTCAAACCATCTCAACGGATATTTATGAAGCATCTTCCATTGACGGCGCAGGCAAGTGGAGGGAGTTTTGGAGTATTACTTTCCCTTTGATTGCCCCGTTCTTTACGATCAATATGGTTCTGGCATTGAAAAACTTCTTGATGGTATTTGATCAAATCGTCGCGATGACCGGTGGGGGACCTGGAACTTCAACAGAATCCATCTCCTATCTGATCTATAAAGGCGGTTTCCAGGGCGGAGAATTCGCCTATCAATCTGCCAATGCTGTCGTCTATTTCATTGTCATCGTAGTTGTTTCTCTAGTTCAGCTCCGAATCTTGCAAAGACGGGAGGTTGAAATGTAA
- a CDS encoding DinB family protein, with amino-acid sequence MFTSKNDFLQEWNREAAVTQKVLDALTDESLKQEIAPDMFSIGSLSWHITGATYYFPSQVGITFEVPDLRKDAPKSASEISETYKLVSDRLAEAVSEQVSDERMNEMINLFGIDMPVQAVFRLLIQHQAHHRGQLTVLMRQADLKVPGVYGPSKEEMEAMNAK; translated from the coding sequence ATGTTCACATCAAAAAACGATTTCTTGCAAGAATGGAACCGAGAAGCAGCTGTTACACAAAAAGTGTTGGATGCACTGACAGATGAGTCTTTGAAGCAGGAGATTGCACCTGATATGTTCAGCATCGGCAGTCTTTCATGGCATATTACAGGAGCGACTTATTACTTCCCGTCTCAAGTTGGCATTACGTTCGAGGTGCCGGATCTTCGTAAAGATGCGCCAAAATCTGCTTCAGAGATCAGTGAGACGTATAAGCTCGTAAGCGATCGCCTGGCAGAAGCCGTTTCTGAGCAAGTTTCTGATGAAAGAATGAATGAAATGATCAACCTATTCGGAATAGATATGCCAGTTCAAGCTGTATTCCGCCTACTCATTCAGCATCAGGCCCATCACCGCGGACAATTGACCGTTCTTATGAGACAGGCTGATTTGAAGGTGCCTGGCGTGTATGGCCCGAGCAAGGAAGAAATGGAAGCAATGAACGCAAAATAA
- a CDS encoding ABC transporter substrate-binding protein: protein MKNWKMLTAGAVALSLSASLFAGCSGGKDDGKTHIEFFSSKVENASTYKEIIKEFEKKNPKIAVDLSSPPDAGTVIKTRLTKNDMPDIVAMGDDTTFTDLANSGVLKDLSGSDAVENIQPTYIDMVKKDYKNHDAVYGVPYATNGNGVIYNKEKLAALGIEETPKTWDEFVADLDKAKEAGEIPIYFTLKDAWTGMVALNSVASSISPDQFAEDKTAGNTTFKESYDEVADKLLTLSKYGHKDNMGVAYGDGNTAFANGKGVFYLQGNWAIPELVKANPDVKLGVFPFPATNDPSKNNLVSGIDVLFGLTKDTKHEKEAKKFISFLLDKEQAQKYTDEQSAFSALKDVYQNDPKLEGYKASFESGQITSYPDHFYPTGMNAANILQEFFIKKDKDKFLKTMDKEWDKVIDRK from the coding sequence ATGAAGAATTGGAAAATGCTTACCGCTGGTGCAGTTGCCTTATCACTTAGTGCATCACTTTTTGCTGGATGTTCAGGCGGAAAAGATGATGGAAAGACACATATTGAGTTCTTTTCCAGCAAGGTTGAAAATGCATCGACATATAAGGAAATCATTAAAGAATTTGAGAAGAAAAACCCGAAAATTGCTGTTGACCTTTCTTCTCCTCCAGATGCGGGGACCGTCATTAAAACTCGTTTAACGAAAAATGATATGCCTGATATTGTGGCGATGGGTGATGATACAACGTTTACGGATCTGGCCAACTCAGGCGTACTTAAAGATCTTTCAGGATCTGACGCAGTCGAAAATATCCAGCCGACTTATATCGATATGGTGAAAAAAGATTATAAAAACCATGACGCAGTATATGGGGTTCCATATGCAACAAACGGAAACGGCGTTATCTACAATAAAGAAAAATTAGCGGCTTTAGGCATAGAAGAAACGCCTAAAACATGGGATGAATTTGTTGCAGACCTTGATAAAGCAAAAGAAGCAGGAGAAATTCCAATCTACTTCACATTGAAGGATGCTTGGACTGGAATGGTTGCCTTGAATTCAGTGGCGTCTTCCATTTCTCCGGATCAATTTGCTGAAGACAAAACAGCAGGAAACACAACTTTTAAGGAAAGCTATGATGAAGTGGCTGATAAATTGTTGACGCTTAGCAAGTACGGACACAAGGATAATATGGGTGTTGCATATGGCGATGGAAATACGGCTTTTGCAAATGGCAAAGGAGTCTTCTATCTTCAAGGAAACTGGGCGATCCCTGAACTTGTGAAAGCGAATCCTGATGTGAAGCTTGGTGTATTCCCATTCCCTGCTACAAATGATCCAAGCAAAAACAATTTGGTTTCAGGTATTGATGTCCTTTTTGGCCTCACAAAAGATACAAAGCATGAAAAAGAAGCAAAGAAATTCATCAGCTTCTTATTGGATAAAGAGCAGGCTCAAAAATATACAGATGAACAATCTGCATTTTCTGCATTAAAAGATGTTTATCAAAACGATCCGAAGCTTGAAGGATATAAAGCCAGCTTTGAAAGTGGACAAATCACAAGCTACCCTGACCACTTCTATCCTACAGGAATGAATGCAGCGAACATTCTTCAAGAATTCTTTATCAAAAAAGACAAGGATAAATTCTTGAAAACGATGGATAAAGAATGGGATAAAGTAATCGACCGTAAATAA
- a CDS encoding glycoside hydrolase family 13 protein — protein MNQTWWKESVVYQIYPRSFMDSNGDGIGDIKGITSRMDYLKELGIDVIWLSPVFKSPNDDNGYDISDYQKIMDDFGTMEDFDEMLDAAHQRGIKLMMDLVVNHSSDEHQWFIESKSSKDNEKRDWYIWKPGKDGKEPSNWEAAFKGSVWEYDEGTDEYYLHLFSKKQPDLNWENPRLRKEIYKMMNWWLEKGIDGFRMDVINFISKDTDYPDGKVAEGKKYGDGSPYFMNGPRIHEFLQEMNKEVLSKYDTITVGEAPGVTPEEAKLYTGSDRNELHMVFQFEHMGLGDGPEGKWSNLSWKLTDLKKVMTRWQKGLEEDGWNSLYWNNHDQPRVVSRFGNDKEYRVESAKMLATCLHMMQGTPYIYQGEEIGMTNVQFDSIDQYRDIETLNAFKELTSENRMSEEEMMASIYARGRDNARTPMQWNAEEHGGFTEGTPWIEVNPNYKEINVEKALGDQESIFYYYQKLIKLRKENKAIVYGNYDLLLEDDEQIYAYTRTLGEEKLLIICNFTKDSTLFTLPSGIEYNSSELLISNYAIGEGTSIDSIEMKPFEARVYKLN, from the coding sequence ATGAATCAAACATGGTGGAAAGAAAGTGTTGTTTATCAGATTTACCCAAGGAGCTTCATGGATAGCAATGGTGACGGGATTGGGGATATAAAAGGAATTACATCAAGAATGGATTACTTGAAAGAGTTAGGAATTGATGTGATTTGGCTCTCTCCTGTATTTAAATCGCCGAACGATGATAACGGCTATGATATCAGTGATTACCAAAAAATCATGGATGACTTCGGTACAATGGAGGATTTTGATGAAATGCTTGATGCTGCTCATCAGCGCGGCATTAAACTCATGATGGACCTTGTTGTGAATCATTCCTCTGATGAGCACCAGTGGTTCATTGAATCAAAGTCTTCGAAGGATAATGAAAAGCGCGACTGGTATATATGGAAGCCTGGGAAAGACGGCAAAGAACCGAGCAATTGGGAGGCAGCATTCAAGGGGTCTGTTTGGGAATATGATGAGGGAACCGATGAATATTACCTGCATTTATTCAGCAAGAAGCAGCCGGACCTTAATTGGGAAAACCCGCGCCTTCGCAAAGAAATTTATAAAATGATGAATTGGTGGCTTGAAAAAGGAATTGATGGATTCCGCATGGATGTCATCAACTTCATATCGAAGGATACAGACTATCCTGATGGAAAAGTTGCTGAAGGAAAAAAATACGGGGATGGCAGCCCATATTTCATGAATGGCCCGCGGATCCACGAATTTCTGCAGGAAATGAATAAAGAAGTGCTTTCGAAGTATGACACGATCACTGTCGGTGAAGCACCTGGTGTGACCCCTGAAGAAGCCAAGCTTTATACCGGTTCTGACCGAAATGAATTACATATGGTGTTTCAATTTGAACACATGGGGCTTGGAGATGGACCTGAAGGCAAGTGGAGCAACCTGTCGTGGAAGCTTACTGATTTGAAAAAGGTCATGACCCGCTGGCAAAAAGGACTTGAAGAAGATGGGTGGAACAGCCTTTATTGGAACAATCACGATCAGCCTAGGGTAGTTTCAAGGTTTGGTAATGACAAGGAATACCGTGTGGAAAGTGCAAAGATGCTTGCAACCTGCCTTCACATGATGCAGGGGACCCCATATATTTACCAGGGCGAGGAAATTGGGATGACCAATGTCCAGTTTGACTCCATCGATCAGTACCGTGATATAGAAACGCTGAACGCATTTAAAGAACTCACTTCTGAGAATCGAATGAGCGAAGAGGAAATGATGGCATCCATCTACGCCAGGGGCAGGGACAATGCCCGCACCCCAATGCAATGGAATGCGGAAGAACACGGCGGCTTTACAGAAGGGACGCCATGGATTGAAGTAAATCCGAATTATAAAGAAATCAATGTAGAGAAAGCTCTCGGGGATCAAGAGTCAATCTTTTACTACTATCAAAAGCTGATCAAACTTCGTAAAGAAAATAAAGCGATTGTATATGGAAACTATGATCTTTTGCTTGAAGACGATGAACAGATCTATGCGTATACCCGCACCTTGGGTGAAGAAAAACTGCTGATAATCTGCAATTTTACTAAAGATTCAACATTATTTACTCTGCCGAGCGGCATCGAATATAACTCATCCGAATTGCTGATAAGCAACTATGCGATTGGTGAAGGAACTTCTATTGATTCTATCGAGATGAAGCCGTTTGAAGCAAGAGTATATAAGTTAAATTAA
- a CDS encoding FtsW/RodA/SpoVE family cell cycle protein: MSQLKEKFLAEVMQFIKSKEAKQVVYKELNYHLKQSEQELLSKGTDQSQAEKMAVQKMGSPSELGTRFNKLYRPLFDWKLFGLFLIVITMSLLPLINIQDNYAENFLLKQSCYILLGIITTIGVMLIDYRKIKSWSWLFLIVALVLLIALSFFPNVVINGKGYLHFASFTIAGEATFPLHLVFWAYFFSKEKPNLLIGFAVYFFSVLLFMKIPSISDVFIYTVLVLTLFVTSSIRKKTVYTTIGIAAGVLLTCVILFFTTLKEEQKMRLLVYLNPEKYADSEGYQYVVLKNLLHSGGWFGNEETPKFMVNMWTDFAFANITYFFGWILAGALIVQLTMLVIRLIMVSGKVKDIFGKQLIIGVCALLSIQMIYNVGMIFGFLPLVSISLPFISYGVTATVLNSLLIGIVLSVYRRKNLITEPS, encoded by the coding sequence ATGAGTCAGTTGAAAGAAAAATTCCTGGCTGAAGTCATGCAATTCATCAAGTCAAAAGAAGCCAAACAAGTGGTGTATAAGGAACTGAATTATCATTTGAAGCAATCGGAGCAGGAACTTTTGTCAAAGGGAACTGACCAGAGCCAAGCAGAAAAAATGGCCGTGCAAAAGATGGGCAGCCCTTCTGAGCTTGGGACGCGCTTCAACAAATTATACCGTCCGCTGTTCGATTGGAAGCTCTTCGGCCTTTTCCTTATCGTCATCACAATGAGTCTGCTTCCGCTGATCAATATCCAAGATAACTATGCTGAGAATTTTTTGCTAAAGCAGTCCTGTTACATTTTATTAGGGATCATCACGACAATTGGGGTCATGCTGATTGACTACCGGAAAATAAAAAGTTGGAGCTGGCTGTTTCTTATTGTTGCATTAGTCTTATTGATTGCTCTTTCCTTTTTCCCGAATGTCGTGATAAATGGAAAAGGGTACTTGCATTTCGCAAGTTTCACCATTGCAGGAGAAGCTACTTTCCCTTTGCACCTCGTGTTTTGGGCCTACTTCTTCTCAAAGGAAAAGCCTAACCTGCTAATCGGTTTTGCCGTTTACTTCTTTTCGGTGCTTCTATTTATGAAGATTCCAAGCATTTCAGATGTCTTCATTTATACTGTGCTTGTCCTTACATTGTTTGTGACAAGCTCTATCCGTAAAAAAACGGTCTACACCACGATTGGCATCGCTGCAGGTGTCCTATTGACCTGTGTCATTCTATTTTTCACCACGCTGAAGGAAGAACAAAAAATGAGATTGCTGGTATATCTGAATCCCGAGAAGTATGCCGATAGCGAGGGCTATCAATACGTCGTTTTGAAGAACTTGCTTCACAGCGGCGGCTGGTTTGGAAATGAGGAGACGCCAAAGTTTATGGTCAATATGTGGACGGACTTTGCCTTTGCGAATATCACCTATTTCTTTGGCTGGATTTTAGCCGGTGCCCTTATCGTACAGCTGACAATGCTCGTGATCCGGTTGATCATGGTTTCTGGGAAAGTTAAAGACATCTTTGGAAAGCAGCTCATCATCGGCGTTTGTGCACTGCTTTCCATCCAAATGATCTATAATGTGGGAATGATTTTTGGATTCCTGCCCCTCGTCTCGATTTCACTGCCATTTATCAGCTATGGTGTGACTGCGACGGTCTTGAATTCCCTTTTGATTGGGATTGTGTTGAGCGTCTACCGCAGGAAGAATTTGATCACTGAGCCATCGTAG
- a CDS encoding LacI family DNA-binding transcriptional regulator — MSATIKDVAKHANVSIATVSRIINKKPGFSPETEQKVLDSIQALGYQPNALARGLINKDTQTIGVLFPAVSNMFASEVLSGIEEYANEMGSSVIVCNTAEDGERTLKYLQVLSEKRVDGIIIVSEYIKEEYYKALSEMKIPKVLVSSISFEYPIPYVKVDDRHASFSAVNYLIGKGHRKIAMIAGNSTDPIAGVPRIEGYMAALRANGIEPSNDMIIHCDGFGHKDGVQAMKDIMDRDMDITAVFASSDELAVGAMSHAIRHGIRVPDDLSVMGYDDTKLAEMMIPSLTTVAQPLYEMGLMAATMLFDMKSSGAVIESRIMNHKIMERETVKNLL; from the coding sequence ATGAGTGCAACGATTAAGGATGTAGCGAAGCATGCGAATGTTTCCATTGCTACAGTTTCAAGAATCATAAATAAAAAGCCTGGATTTTCGCCAGAAACGGAACAAAAGGTTTTAGATTCAATCCAAGCTCTTGGCTACCAGCCGAATGCGCTTGCGAGAGGGCTTATCAACAAAGATACACAAACGATTGGAGTGCTTTTCCCTGCGGTGTCTAATATGTTTGCATCAGAAGTCTTGAGCGGCATTGAAGAGTATGCAAATGAAATGGGGTCAAGTGTGATTGTCTGCAATACTGCTGAAGATGGAGAAAGGACCTTGAAGTATTTGCAGGTTCTCTCTGAAAAAAGAGTAGATGGAATTATTATTGTCAGTGAATACATCAAAGAGGAATACTATAAGGCATTGTCAGAAATGAAAATTCCGAAGGTGCTCGTATCTTCTATCTCTTTCGAATACCCTATTCCATATGTCAAAGTGGATGATCGCCATGCATCTTTCAGCGCGGTTAACTATCTAATCGGAAAAGGCCACAGAAAGATTGCGATGATTGCCGGGAATTCCACGGATCCGATTGCAGGTGTGCCGCGGATTGAAGGCTACATGGCCGCATTAAGAGCAAATGGAATTGAGCCTTCAAATGACATGATTATTCATTGTGATGGGTTTGGACATAAAGACGGGGTTCAGGCAATGAAGGATATCATGGATAGAGATATGGATATTACCGCTGTATTTGCAAGCAGTGATGAGCTGGCTGTCGGTGCCATGTCACATGCCATTCGACATGGGATTCGGGTGCCGGATGATCTTTCAGTTATGGGCTATGATGATACCAAACTAGCAGAAATGATGATCCCTTCTTTGACGACAGTGGCCCAGCCTCTGTATGAAATGGGATTGATGGCAGCCACGATGCTGTTCGATATGAAGAGTTCAGGTGCGGTAATTGAAAGCCGGATTATGAACCATAAAATCATGGAAAGAGAAACAGTTAAAAACCTGCTTTAA
- a CDS encoding PadR family transcriptional regulator: MEERLRKLKKAMERTVFDELNFTEEHKKKIRNQIRMQKPEASEEEIRLSIFQLLVQKRTGFELSRLIRARGIGNFEENEGFLYMSLHQFEQKNYLNTTWEEPDVKYYQLNHKGMKVLKALEKKSEGRARILKEMVER, translated from the coding sequence ATGGAAGAACGTTTAAGGAAATTAAAAAAGGCAATGGAGCGAACCGTTTTCGACGAGCTGAATTTCACGGAAGAACATAAGAAAAAAATCAGGAATCAAATCAGGATGCAGAAGCCGGAAGCGTCAGAAGAAGAAATACGCTTATCGATTTTTCAACTGCTGGTACAAAAGCGGACAGGATTCGAATTAAGCAGGTTGATCCGGGCAAGAGGCATCGGCAATTTTGAAGAAAATGAAGGATTCCTGTATATGTCCCTTCACCAATTCGAACAGAAAAATTACCTGAACACCACCTGGGAAGAGCCTGACGTCAAATATTATCAGCTGAACCACAAGGGGATGAAAGTCCTGAAGGCGTTAGAAAAGAAAAGCGAAGGCAGGGCACGTATTTTAAAGGAAATGGTAGAGAGGTGA